In the Helianthus annuus cultivar XRQ/B chromosome 11, HanXRQr2.0-SUNRISE, whole genome shotgun sequence genome, one interval contains:
- the LOC118483704 gene encoding uncharacterized protein LOC118483704: MMHLCVHLPQEAILGGPVQSRWMYPIERYLGHLKKYVGNKAKPEGSIAEGYVVEEAITFCSHYLRGVESKLDKRDRNVDKTSSDARSFALDIFRLNGRGIGKKEVHMLPTNLMKKAIWFIFNNCQEVQPYLEEHLQILQNQHPESSDFSKMQQSTFPDWFAKRVTIALYFTYFTL, encoded by the exons ATGATGCACTTGTGTGTGCATCTTCCTCAAGAGGCAATTTTGGGAGGACCTGTGCAATCAAGGTGGATGTATCCGATCGAAAGATACCTTGGCCATTTAAAGAAATATGTTGGAAACAAAGCAAAACCCGAAGGCTCGATAGCAGAAGGTTATGTTGTTGAGGAAGCTATAACATTTTGTTCACACTATTTACGAGGTGTTGAATCAAAGTTGGATAAACGTGATAGAAATGTTGACAAAACCTCTAGTGATGCTCGAAGCTTTGCGTTAGATATTTTTAGATTGAATGGTCGAGGTATTGGGAAGAAAGAAGTTCATATGCTTCCTACTAATCTTATGAAGAAAGCAATATGGTTTATCTTCAACAATTGTCAAGAGGTTCAACCATACTTaga GGAACACTTACAAATTTTACAAAATCAACATCCGGAATCATCAGATTTTTCTAAGATGCAACAGTCTACATTCCCGGATTGGTTTGCAAAACGAGTAACAATCGCACTCTATTTTACTTACTTTACTTTGTGA